TGAAGAACGATAGAAAGCGAGATCAAGCATGGTGATCCAGAAGCAGGAACCCACCACAACGATTGTCAGGAATATGGTTATGGGCAAAAGATCCATGGTTAGATGAGCAGGAAAAGAAGCACAGTTATTTACCTGATACCCAGCTGTCTTTCACGCCCGCAGCGCATCCTTCAGTCTCTGTTTCTCAGCAGCCTTTATCCGGAGTTCTTCCATTTTCTCCCTGACCGCCTTCACCACCAGCCCCAACCAGCACAAGGCCGCCAGCGAAAGCGCGACCCACGGTGTCAGCCACCCGAAGCGGGTGTAGGGCGTCAGGTAGTCCGACTTCCCGATGACCGATGTCACCGTCCCCTGCTCCATCGCACCGAGTCTGGCGTGGACCCTTCCGGATGGATCGATGGCTTGGGAAACACCGGAGGTGGCGGAGGAAAAGATCCACCGGTGGTTCTCCGCGGCGCGGATGCGGAAAAGCTCCGCGTGTTGGTCATGCTGGTTACGTCCCCACGACATGGCATCCATCACCGGTGCGGCGATGAACTGCGCCCCGCTGGCGGTCATTTTCCGGATCACGCCTTCATAGTCGCAGTCAAAGCAGATGGGCGTCCCCACCCGGCCATGGGCGGTGGGGACCGCCTTCGCCTCCGTGCCCGGCGTGCCATCCGCGAACATATGGACCGTGTGGATCTTGTTGTGCTCCCCCAGCGCGCCGCTGGCATCCAGGGTGAGCGCGATGTTCCGCCATACCTCGGAATACTTCTCCCGGGACTGCGTGCCCAGGGTCAGGGTGATGTCCCGCTCCTTGCAAAGGTCCAGCAGTTGCCGCCACTCCTGTTCATTCTGGCGGACATCATACGGCAGCGCGTATTCCGGCCAGACCACATAGCGGATCTCCGACGGCAGCGCGCGCGTGGCCTCGGCATACTTGTCCAGCGTCGTGTTCTCCAACTGGATGGCGGCGATGGGGAGATCAACATGGAGTTTGTCGATTGGCCTGCCCAGCCATGCCGCTCCATACACGATCACCCCTGCTATCACGGCTCCATACACCGCACGGAACCTCCACGGAACCGCGAGGAAAAACACCACCAGCATGCCCACCCCATAGACGCCGATCCATGGCAGCAGCGCGTTCGGCCCTACGGCCAGACCCACCGTCATCCATGGAAATTTGAGCGGGAAAATCTCCGCGCGGATGAATTCCCAGCCCGCCCAGTTCAATGCGGTGAAGGCCGTGAACTTCCACCCCGCGAGGTGCCGGGCCAGCCCCTGCATGTGGGCGAACAACGCGGGAAATGCCGCCAGCACGATCCATAGGACGATGGCCGTCGGTCCGAACAGATTCCACAACCACGACAGGCTCAGGCTGAATGCCGTCATCCCGAACAGGAAGCCCACCGCGCGGGCGCGGCTGCCATGCAGACCGCGGAGGGAATGGATCAGCCCGAAGACGGCAGGCACGATGAGCCACCTCCAGCCGACCGGCGGAAACGCACCCGCATACGCCGCTCCGCAGAGGATGGCCGTGAGGCAGCGGAGGGGGAAGGAATACGACGTCATGTTCATGCGGTATCAGGCAGGGTGGATGACCACGCACCTTCCCGTCGAGATCAAGTTTCGCTCCTACAGTTTCGGGATTGTCGTGCGGTTTCACTTTTAGGTGCGGTCCCTGGAAGTGTTGGCAGGGACCGCATTGCGGCATAGCCGCTATGTCCGCTGCGCTTCCATTCCATGCGGTCAGGCGGAGGCAATGTCTTTCACCCCGCGACAGTCGGTTTCCCAATGTCTTTCCCTCGGAAGAATCGCAGGGATCATCAGGAAAATCGGAATCGTGGGATGATGGACATCCACCCTGCCGGACGGTTTGGAAAACCGTCCCTGCCGAAGACCGGATCCCTGCCACTTGATACCCCAAAAAAAGAGGCCGGAAGGAAATCCCCCCGGCCTCTCTTGGATAATGGTGGCAGGATCAGGCCTGCGGGGCCTTCTCGGCCGCTGGTGCCGCCTTCGGATCCTTGTAGGTGGACTGCACATAGACCTCGCGCAGCAGCTTGAAGTCGATCTGGCAGGGGCTGTTGGCCATGAGGTCCGCGCCCTTGTTGTTTTTCGGGAAGGCGATCACCTCGCGGATGCTGTCCTCACCGGCGACCAGCATGGCGATGCGGTCGAGGCCGAGCGCAAGGCCACCGTGCGGAGGCGCGCCGAAGCGGAAGGCATCCAGGATGTGGCCGAACTTGATCTGCTGTTCCTCCGCGTCCACGCCCAGAACGGTGAACATCTTCGCCTGCAGGTCCTTTTCATGGATCCGGATGGAACCACCGCCCAGCTCATAGCCGTTCAGCACGACGTCATAGGCCACGGCGCGGACGTCCGCATACTCACCGGCTTCGAGCTTGGCGATGTCGTCAGGGTTCGGGCGGGTGAACGGGTGGTGCACGGCGACCCAGTGGCCGCTCTCCTCGTCATGGGCGAGCAGCGGGAAATCGACGACCCACAGGAAGTTGTAGGCGGAGGAGTCCTTCACCAGTCCCATCATGTCCGCGATCTCCACGCGGACGCGGCCGAGGATGGTGCTGACGCTCTCGCGCTTGCCCGCGGCGAAGAAGACGATGTCGCCTTCCGCGAGGCCGAGCTTGGCAACGACGGCTTCCTTTTCGGAGTCGGTGAAGATCTTCCAGAGGGGGCTCTTGTATTCGCCGTTCTCCAGCTTGATGAAAGCCAGGTTCTTCACCGGCAGGCCTGCCTGCACGGCGATCTCGTTGAGGCGGTTCATCTGGCCGGTGGTGATGCCGGCGAAGCCCTTCGCGTTGATGGCACGGACCACGCCGCCGCCGTCGATGATGCTGCGGAAGATCTTGAACTCGGTCGTGGCGAAGACATCGCCCAGATCCGTGATCTTCATGTCATAGCGGGTGTCCGGCTTGTCGGAGCCGTAGATGTCCTCCGCGTCGCGGTAGGTCATGCGCGGGAACGGGGTCGGCACGTCGATGCCGAGGCCCGCCTTGAACATGGAGGCGAGCAGGCCTTCCACCAGCTTGATGATGTCTTCCTGGCTGACGAAGCTGGCTTCGATGTCGATCTGGGTGAACTCCGGCTGGCGGTCCGCGCGCAGGTCCTCGTCACGGAAGCAACGGGCGATCTGGAAATACTTCTCCAGGCCTGCGACCATCATGAGCTGCTTGTACTGCTGGGGAGCCTGCGGCAGCGCGTAGAAGCGGCCCGGGTTCAGGCGGGATGGAACGAGGAAGTCCCGCGCGCCTTCCGGAGTCGGGTTGGAAAGGATCGGCGTCTCCACCTCGAAGAATCCGCTCTCGTCCAGATAGCGGCGGGCGGCGGAAGTGATGACGGCACGCTGGCGGATGTTCTTGCTCATGCGCGGGCGGCGCAGGTCGAGGTAGCGGTACTTCATCCGCAGGTCCTCGTTGGACAGCTCCTTGTCGAGCTGGAACGGCAGCACCTCCGCCTTGTTCACGATCGTAAGTGTCTCCGCGACGATCTCGATGGTGCCGGTGGCGAGCTTCGAGTTGGTGGTGTCCACTTCGTCCGTCTTGAGGCGGGCCTCCACCTTGCCGGAAATCTGGACCACATCCTCCACGCGGAGCGTGTGGGAGACATCGGCGGCTTCCTTGGAGATTTCCGAGCGGAAGACACACTGGGTCACCCCCTCCCGGTCACGGAGGTCGATGAAGATCACCCCGCCCTGGTCACGGGCCGAATTGACCCAACCGATCAGGGTAACGGTT
The sequence above is drawn from the Akkermansiaceae bacterium genome and encodes:
- the aspS gene encoding aspartate--tRNA ligase, whose protein sequence is MRTHHCNELRESDIGKTVTLIGWVNSARDQGGVIFIDLRDREGVTQCVFRSEISKEAADVSHTLRVEDVVQISGKVEARLKTDEVDTTNSKLATGTIEIVAETLTIVNKAEVLPFQLDKELSNEDLRMKYRYLDLRRPRMSKNIRQRAVITSAARRYLDESGFFEVETPILSNPTPEGARDFLVPSRLNPGRFYALPQAPQQYKQLMMVAGLEKYFQIARCFRDEDLRADRQPEFTQIDIEASFVSQEDIIKLVEGLLASMFKAGLGIDVPTPFPRMTYRDAEDIYGSDKPDTRYDMKITDLGDVFATTEFKIFRSIIDGGGVVRAINAKGFAGITTGQMNRLNEIAVQAGLPVKNLAFIKLENGEYKSPLWKIFTDSEKEAVVAKLGLAEGDIVFFAAGKRESVSTILGRVRVEIADMMGLVKDSSAYNFLWVVDFPLLAHDEESGHWVAVHHPFTRPNPDDIAKLEAGEYADVRAVAYDVVLNGYELGGGSIRIHEKDLQAKMFTVLGVDAEEQQIKFGHILDAFRFGAPPHGGLALGLDRIAMLVAGEDSIREVIAFPKNNKGADLMANSPCQIDFKLLREVYVQSTYKDPKAAPAAEKAPQA